One Bacteroidia bacterium DNA window includes the following coding sequences:
- the trxA gene encoding thioredoxin: MLEHLTTETFKEKVFNYETSTEWKFAGNKPCVIDFYADWCSPCKMVAPILEELGTEYEGKLTIYKVDTEDQQELASIFGIRSIPSILFIPMEGQPQMSAGAMPKESFIKAFDEILGVKK; this comes from the coding sequence ACATTTAACAACAGAAACTTTTAAAGAAAAAGTTTTTAATTACGAAACCAGCACAGAATGGAAATTTGCCGGTAACAAACCATGTGTAATTGATTTTTATGCTGACTGGTGCTCACCTTGCAAAATGGTTGCACCTATTCTTGAAGAATTGGGAACAGAATATGAAGGAAAGTTAACAATATATAAAGTAGATACTGAAGATCAGCAGGAATTAGCTTCAATTTTTGGAATTAGGAGTATTCCTTCAATCTTATTTATCCCAATGGAAGGTCAGCCACAGATGTCTGCTGGTGCAATGCCTAAAGAATCATTTATAAAGGCATTTGATGAAATTCTGGGTGTAAAAAAATAG